From the genome of Podospora bellae-mahoneyi strain CBS 112042 chromosome 2, whole genome shotgun sequence:
GACCAGGTCAACAAACATGCTGTCGTCCCCAtcgccgtctcctcccaTGCCGATGCCAAGGGGATCGTTATCCCGAGGACCTGACGAGCCAGCGTTGGCAGCAGCCGTAGGACCCCAGATTTTGGGACCAAACAGGTCCTTGGCACGTTGCTTGCCGGTCTCCGTCCGAGACAAGATCTCCATAATCCTTGTTCTCCCCTCATCGGTGGAGAGATGCTCGTTCAGTTCCCGGTCATCGACCTTGCCCTCGATCAGACGCTGCTCAAAGTGCTGCGTGGAGCTGTCGCTCAACAGGAGGTGGGGCCCTGTTGGGAGAAAGTAGGAAGACTGATTCGGATGAGAGGACGAGTCCAGGCCGGCGCTGTGGGATGATgaaggatggtggttgggcGGCATCGAGAGACCAGGGGTTGACGGTTGAGCGGACGAGTTGCGAGAATAGAATGGGTGGCCAGGCGCTCTGTAACTGGGACTTGCGGCCAAAGCACCTCcgccggcggcagcagccgcagcagctTCGGCATTCTGGGCCTTGCGCTTGAGGCTGTTGGCCTTGCCTTTCACGCTCTCGGGTAAATCGTCTGCATCATCCACTCCGTATTGAAGGAGAAGTTTCATCAGTTTGGTTGGCCTGGGCTTGCGTGTGCTCTTAGAAGACTCAAGTACCGGGGGAGGCTCCGGGGCAACAGGGCACCACTTGTGAAGTTCTTGTCGGAAGAAGTTGGTCTCGTACGCCAGGAGGATCTCGGCACCCTCAATTTTGCGTAGGTAAAAGCGCTGTGTCTCTGCCTCGGACGCTGTCGAGACCACGGGGCTGCAAAAGCCAGCGATGTGGTTGCGGAAGTTCTGGGCGTTGTCGATGATCTTCTTCAagacctcttcctcgtctgGCCGGAATGGGAGGCTAATAATCTCCTCATACCACTGAACCAAATCTTCAAGTTTGGGACGAGCGGCATCGCGTGGAATCTTGACACGCCAGTCGCAAATTGGACAAGTGTACTTGTCATCttccttgaccttgccaCGAGCGATCTTGAGACACTTGCCGTGATACCATTCATGGCAGAGCTCGCATTCAATCATCATGCCAGCCTCGGTACGGCGGCAGATGCAAAAGACCTCCCGGAATTTGGGATCGTCCCACCGATTTGTCTTCTCCCTTTCTGACGGACTTGGCTCTCTCGATTGGGGCTCAGCGGGGACACGGGGCTTGTCGTGAACAAAGTCGAAACAGTCCACGTTACGGTCAAGAACGTACTCCATGTGCGACTTGAGAATGTGCAAAGGAGCGTTAGTCTTCCCAAACAGCTTCTTGCCTTTTCTCATCCAGTCCTCGTGCCGCTTCTGTTCCTTCTCGAGCTCATGGATGCCAGATGGCTTGGCTTGAAGTTCCTCTATCTTCTTCATCACGTCAGCCATCTCGCCATACTTTGGTCGTTGTCGATAGtcggggctgttgaggcgCCTGTTCAGATCCTCTATCTGTCTTGCAGCCTCGCGCTGCTTGTGAAGCTTCTGTTCCACGGCAGCCAGGGTCTCCGGTGTGACGGGCAAGGCGTTTTCACGGACTTGATCCGCAAGGGCTTGCAGTTGGGGATAGTGAACCACCtcggcgttgatgaggtCCTGTGCCGTCTTCTCCCACAGGTGACCGGCGGCAAGCTTCTCCGAAAAGTGGTTCAGTTGGTCGTTATATGGCGGGATTTCAAGGCGTTGACCttcctcaagaagaagacgaacaTCGTTCAGTGTCATGCTGGTTCCAATGCTGTCCCGGGCTCTGGCATTCCATTGCTCTCGCTCCAAAAGACGCGACAGCTTCTCCACCTCGGGAATGTCCACGTTAAAGCTCTGCCCCTCTTCAAGAAGTTTCTCGACCCGCTCAATATCATGGTCTGTGGTAAACTCGAGGAGACGGACTGCGTCATGCTGGAAAGTCTTGATCGCATCAGCGCGTTCTTGCAATTGGAGTATCTCCGGACAGTCGAAGCCAATCCTTTCAGCCTCGTCTAGGAGACGGTAGATGTTGGCAACATTGCGCATCTCTCGCTCTTTCGAGTCCTGGTAAGAACTGCCGATTGACTTCCTTGTCCCGATTTGCCAGGCCTTCTCATTCTTGCGCCGGTTCTGTTGCTTCCGAACTGTGTAGTTGGTtgcctcctcaacccaagTATTGCACCGCTCAACAAAGGCTCGGAGGGTTGGGAGTGAAGGCAGTTCGTATGGGATCTTCTCACCTTCGCTGAGCACAGCCCGCAGAGACTTCAAAGAAGGTTTGGCTTCCTCGTCCAGGAGTTTCTCGTACTTCTCCTCCCATGCTTCTGGGACATTGGCGCGGTCGGCCACCTTCTTGTACGTCGCGGCCATGAGTTCGTCCGTCTTGCGGTAGTACAAGACATGGTCCTTGCCGAGGTAGCGCTCAGAGTCGCTGTAATCGCAACATGGGTGGCTGCCAGCATGCAAGAGACACAAAACCTTGCCGGTTTTCTGGCAAACAAATCTCGACAAGTACGTGAAAGCCTTGCAATAAAAGCACGAGGACTCTTCCTCGGGAACATCAACGTCCTCGATCTTGAAGATCAGCGGGCATTCAGGGTCCTTCTCTCCCTTGAAGACACAGCGATGATGCTCAACCGGGTGCTTTGATTCGAGCCGTTTGGCGATGAACTCATGCTTGCCTGTGAATACCTGTCTTTGGTCGAGTTCCCGTTCGTGTATTCTAGCCAACGCAGGAGCCAGCCACTTGGCGGTCTGGATCGTCAGTCCCCCGTTGGTGATACCTTCCGCCGCGGTCCACAGGAGCTCATCATGCGAGAAACACGGTTGCCGACGGAAGGCCTGCAACCTTTCGACACCTGCTAGCCCATAGGGCTCCCAGTCGCTGGGAGCAAAGTTCACAGCCTCATTGAAGTTGAATCCATGGTTGAAGCCGGCGTGGTAGGCTTGCGGGAAGGTGATGACCAGCTGTCCTGCGCGTTGATCAAGCGCATAGACTCGAACACcggccttcttcagctgATCCGGGGTCAAAAGAGTAACAAGCTGGAACAGAAGGTCTGGCTGCGTCTCGAAAAGCTCCGGGACGGCCTCCCTCATTGCATTCTCAAACTTCTCGGCATCATCTCCGGGGATCCCGTACCAAGTCTTGGTGGCTCCGAAGTGCTGATAGTTGGCCGAATACGCGTAATGGTCCTCGTTATGCCAACAGAAAGTGGAGAAAATCATGCCGACGTAAACCCACGGAACTGTCATGCCGGAGATGTCAGACTTGATATGGCGGAAGAGACTTTCTGGATGCAGGGGTAAAAGGTTCAGGTTCCAGGGATCGGTCGAATAGGGGTCGGTGGGGTTCTTCTCGATGGTCGGAAATCCAGAGCCGTGGGTTGTGCAATGGATATCAGCACCATATTCGACttccaccgtctcctccaAGTCGGCAACTAGGCGCCAGAACTCCTGCTCGACGTCGTCTTCGGTAACTGGTCGATGGCAGTTGAGGACAGGGTCAAAGGGCATCTTCTTCTCGAAGTAACCTTGCTTAAAGTTGGCCGCCTTCTCTTGGAACTGTTTTAGCGAGTACAGTCCACCTTCCTCGAAGCCAAACTGGCCATCGCCAACAAGACAGCGGGGGCAGTTCCACTCTGTCTCCGGCTTGACTTTAACTGCCGGGTCAAGGCAAGCGCCATGGTAAGCATGCTCGCAGGACTCGCAAACGAGCAGGAAGCCGTCAGTCTCCTGACCTTTGCCGCAGGTCTCGCATCGCTAAGAGGGAGTCAGTGCCTTGTGTCGACATCGAAACAAGGGGTTACGCGGTGCTTGACATACCTCACCCGAGCCCAGAGCCTCATCTCGGGGTATTCTAGGAGCCGATGGACGAAAGAGTGACATGTGCGAACCCGCTACAGTGGGAACATTACCTGCGAGTCATTCGAGGTTAGCACGGACCAGTCACCGCGAAACAGCTTCCGAGTGGGGCGGCGAGAAAAGAACGGAGCGAATGAGGTACGATGGCGGACGACTGCATATGGGCTGGGTAACCCCCTCGACTGTCTTCAAGCGACCATGTCTGGCAAGCGGCCAGCGTCAAAGTTGTCGGGGTTGttcaaaagcaaaagagtGAGGCTGAATATCAAAGATGACTTACCCTTCTTCAGCCGCTTGCTGCTTCTTCGGCTGCCATCAACATCGTCCTTGTCACAGGGCGAGTCCTTCTCCACATCGTCGCAACTAAGTTGTCGCTTGAATCCAGCAGGGCCAAGGGATGAAGGTCGGTATTCTGGTGTGTTTTTCGAGGACGCGAGCGGCGTGCTGTACTGTTTTGGTGTGGAGAGACTCTTGTTCTCCGAAGCCACGTTTTGGGGTCGGTTGATACTCGTAAAGCCGGAATTGATGGCAGTGAAGCCTCCCGAGTTGGTCGCCGTGAAGCCTGATGAGACCTGTGGTGTACTAGCTGCGGGCGTGTCGGACATTTGGACGTCTTGGTCAGTCTCCTTGTGGCCGTTCATGGTCGCCTGTAGCGCGTCTGTCGCATGTCTGGCCGGTGACTCGGCACGGAGACTTAAGGGCGTGTTGACATTTGACCGCTTCATCGGGctctgggctgggctgggagTTAGAGGGCCGCCATACTCCAGCTCTAGCTGCTGGTAGACGCCAGGTTTGGCGGTCCGTAAGTATTCCTCATAGGGGCAGAGCCACTTCTGATACGAGTTCTTGAGTGAGGTGGACAGAGACGACATTATTTTGCCACTGTACCCCAGGTCACGACCAATCTCTGCCCACTTCTTCAGCTTGCACACCTTCTCGAACCCACCGCGGGCCTCGACGGCTTTTTTGAGCCGGTACAGGTCCAGTGGTTTCTTGTCGACGTACGGCCATCTCGTCAAGTTCGTGTTACCTTGTTGTTTGTGGAATTTCTGGAGCGCGTCCAGGTAGGTGAGATTCGCACGGGTACCTGACGAGTCACCCTCAGTATGACGCTCCaatgaagaagggggatttAACTTGAGATGGGGAGCCTTACTGCCTTCAACAGAATTGAGCTCCTGTTTCCGCGTTCGAAAATGAAATTTCTGAGTGAGGCAGTCGTGTTAGCGGGTTTACAGAGGAAAAGCTATCTGGCGAAGTTGTGGCAGGCAGGATCTAAAACTGGCACGAACCAGCAAAAAATCGCGATACCGCTTCACAAGGTCACTCACCTCTGTATTGATGGCGAATTCGGGGTTCCAAGAGTCTGGTGGAATTATTTTGCAGAGACCGTATTCTCTCGCCTCTTTTGAGATTTTCCTGATGTACTCGAAAGGTTCTTTCCATTCCTCCTCCGTTGGCTGGTACGTCGGCGCTTCCTGCAGCCCGTGTGgcctgttcttcttcttgaggggCTCCTTGCACATGGTAGGTTGCCCGCGGCGCTCAACTGACGACAGGTCGAGAGGCGCGCTCTTCATGGAGCTCAGCGGCACTTGAGGTTTTGGCGGGTGATAGCCATTCCCGTTGACCTGCGCCGCTTTTGACTTGGCCCCGTTTGCGATGGAAGCTGAAGGCGTGGTCATGGCGGGAGAATCTTTGGCATGTGCATTGGTGCTGATCGTGGTGATGGATCCGTTCGACACGCTGGCGGAGGGGACCGATACCATGCTCGCTGTGGGTTGCTTTGATATTCGCCGTCGTGGAGCGTGTAAATGCCAACGAGGCCGGAGGGCTGTATCGAGCGAAAGGATGTGAAAGTATATTTAATCGTGGCGGGATTGTGTATTAGAACTGGTGAGTCAAACAGAGTCGTAGCTTCGACGCATCGTATGGCGTGGATCTGGAGAGTTGCGACAAAAGGTTAAACCATCACGCGCCGACTTGCAAGGCAAGAGAGGATGGCTTGAGCAGGGAAGGCCCAAAGCTTTTGAAGGCCAGCTTGATTATATAAACTTTCTCTCACGTACCATGGGGCGCCGGAAGTGAAGTTATGGTAAGAACTACACGCGCTGTTGCTCTGTTTTGTCGGTTCAAAATTGCGTGCAACAGCTGCAATCATGCCAGCGACTCTCGCCCAGCAGTGGAGGCTATGATCTGTTTCAAGGTATTTCGCAACAGGTGCTGGGAGCTTGAGCAGCGTGCGCCGGGAAGAAATGAGAGGTCGTGTGAATCAGACAGTTTCCAGGTTGTGGTGAG
Proteins encoded in this window:
- a CDS encoding hypothetical protein (COG:K; EggNog:ENOG503NTX1) — encoded protein: MVSVPSASVSNGSITTISTNAHAKDSPAMTTPSASIANGAKSKAAQVNGNGYHPPKPQVPLSSMKSAPLDLSSVERRGQPTMCKEPLKKKNRPHGLQEAPTYQPTEEEWKEPFEYIRKISKEAREYGLCKIIPPDSWNPEFAINTEKFHFRTRKQELNSVEGSKAPHLKLNPPSSLERHTEGDSSGTRANLTYLDALQKFHKQQGNTNLTRWPYVDKKPLDLYRLKKAVEARGGFEKVCKLKKWAEIGRDLGYSGKIMSSLSTSLKNSYQKWLCPYEEYLRTAKPGVYQQLELEYGGPLTPSPAQSPMKRSNVNTPLSLRAESPARHATDALQATMNGHKETDQDVQMSDTPAASTPQVSSGFTATNSGGFTAINSGFTSINRPQNVASENKSLSTPKQYSTPLASSKNTPEYRPSSLGPAGFKRQLSCDDVEKDSPCDKDDVDGSRRSSKRLKKGNVPTVAGSHMSLFRPSAPRIPRDEALGSGERCETCGKGQETDGFLLVCESCEHAYHGACLDPAVKVKPETEWNCPRCLVGDGQFGFEEGGLYSLKQFQEKAANFKQGYFEKKMPFDPVLNCHRPVTEDDVEQEFWRLVADLEETVEVEYGADIHCTTHGSGFPTIEKNPTDPYSTDPWNLNLLPLHPESLFRHIKSDISGMTVPWVYVGMIFSTFCWHNEDHYAYSANYQHFGATKTWYGIPGDDAEKFENAMREAVPELFETQPDLLFQLVTLLTPDQLKKAGVRVYALDQRAGQLVITFPQAYHAGFNHGFNFNEAVNFAPSDWEPYGLAGVERLQAFRRQPCFSHDELLWTAAEGITNGGLTIQTAKWLAPALARIHERELDQRQVFTGKHEFIAKRLESKHPVEHHRCVFKGEKDPECPLIFKIEDVDVPEEESSCFYCKAFTYLSRFVCQKTGKVLCLLHAGSHPCCDYSDSERYLGKDHVLYYRKTDELMAATYKKVADRANVPEAWEEKYEKLLDEEAKPSLKSLRAVLSEGEKIPYELPSLPTLRAFVERCNTWVEEATNYTVRKQQNRRKNEKAWQIGTRKSIGSSYQDSKEREMRNVANIYRLLDEAERIGFDCPEILQLQERADAIKTFQHDAVRLLEFTTDHDIERVEKLLEEGQSFNVDIPEVEKLSRLLEREQWNARARDSIGTSMTLNDVRLLLEEGQRLEIPPYNDQLNHFSEKLAAGHLWEKTAQDLINAEVVHYPQLQALADQVRENALPVTPETLAAVEQKLHKQREAARQIEDLNRRLNSPDYRQRPKYGEMADVMKKIEELQAKPSGIHELEKEQKRHEDWMRKGKKLFGKTNAPLHILKSHMEYVLDRNVDCFDFVHDKPRVPAEPQSREPSPSEREKTNRWDDPKFREVFCICRRTEAGMMIECELCHEWYHGKCLKIARGKVKEDDKYTCPICDWRVKIPRDAARPKLEDLVQWYEEIISLPFRPDEEEVLKKIIDNAQNFRNHIAGFCSPVVSTASEAETQRFYLRKIEGAEILLAYETNFFRQELHKWCPVAPEPPPVLESSKSTRKPRPTKLMKLLLQYGVDDADDLPESVKGKANSLKRKAQNAEAAAAAAAGGGALAASPSYRAPGHPFYSRNSSAQPSTPGLSMPPNHHPSSSHSAGLDSSSHPNQSSYFLPTGPHLLLSDSSTQHFEQRLIEGKVDDRELNEHLSTDEGRTRIMEILSRTETGKQRAKDLFGPKIWGPTAAANAGSSGPRDNDPLGIGMGGDGDGDDSMFVDLVNEDDDEDKKAAIDHAHHDADIHMEDDHGGEAASLIELGQ